One genomic window of Medicago truncatula cultivar Jemalong A17 chromosome 1, MtrunA17r5.0-ANR, whole genome shotgun sequence includes the following:
- the LOC25479472 gene encoding uncharacterized protein isoform X4 — MEILISVVAKIAEYTVVPFGRQASYLIFYKGNFKTLKDNVEDLEATRERMNHLVEGETQNGKVIEKDVLNWLDKVNEVIEKANGLQNDPRNANVSCSAWPFPNLILRHQLSRKATKIAKDVVQVQGKGIFDQVGYLPPLDVVASSSTRDREKYDTRESLKEDIVKALADSTCNIGVYGLGGVGKTTLVEKVAQIAKEHKLFDRVVETEVSKNQDIKRIQGEIADSLGLRLEEETNRGRAERLRQRIKMEKSILIILDNIWTILVLKEVGIPVGDEHNGCKLLMTSRDQEVLLQMDVPKEFTFKVELMSENETWSLFQFMAGDVVKDSNLKDLPFQVARKCEGLPLRVVIVARAMKNKRDVQLWKDALRKLQSNDHIEMDPGTYSALELSYNSLESDEMRALFLLFALMLCESIEYFLKVSMGLDILKHINVIDNARNDMDDARNVIDDARNRLYTIIKSLEARCLLLEVKTDGIIQMHDFVRDFAISVARRDKHLLLREQSDKEWPHKDFFERCTQIVLYRCDMHEIPQTIDCPNIKLFILFSKNQSLEIPDTFFKGMRSLRVLDLTYLNLLSLPTSFRLLKDLQTLCLDQCILENMDALEALQNLEILSLLKSSMIKLPREIGRLTQLRMLDLSHSGIEVVPPNIISSLTKLEELYMGNTSINWQDVNLTVQNENASIAELRKLSNLKALELQIRETWMLPRDLQLVFEKLERYKIAIGDVWDWSDIKDGTLKTLMLKLGTNIHLEHGIKALIKGVENLYLDDVDGIQNVLPHLNREGFTLLKHLHVQNNTNLNHIVDNKERNQIHASFPMLETLVLLNLRNLEHICHGQPSVASFGSLSVIKVKNCVQLKYLFSFTMVKGLSHLCKIEVCECNSMKEIVFRDNNSSANNDITDEKIEFLQLRSLTLEHLETLDNFTSDYLTHHRSKEKYQGLEPYAYTTPFFNAQVAFSNLDTLKLSSLLNLNQIWDDNHQSMCNLTSLIVDNCVGLKYLFSSSLVESFMNLRHLEISNCHMMEEIIAKNDGNNALREVHFLKLEKIILKDMDNLKTIWHHQFETSKMLEVNNCKKIVVVFPSSLQNTYNELEKLEVKNCALVEEIFELTFNQNNSEEVMTQLKEVTLDGLLKLKKIWSGDPQGILSFQNLINVQLKGCARLEYLLPLSVATRCSHLKELWIRDCYNMKQIVAEEKESSVNAAPIFEFNQLSTLLLWSLYKLNGFYAGNHTLACPSLRNINVARCTKLKLFTTLSTRSSNFRDGKHSVLTKQPLFIAEEVIPNLEALRMGQADADMILQTQNSSSLFSKMTVIGLSDYESEEARFPYWFLENVHTLESLVVQWSCFKKIFQDKGEITEKTHPHIKRLSLNQLPKLQHICEEGSQIDPVLEFLEHLVVDSCSSLINLMPSSVTLNHLRRLEIIKCNGLKYLITTPTARSLDKLTVLKIKDCNSLDEVVTGVENVDIAFMSLQILMLECLPSLIKFCSIKCFMKFPSLEKVIVGECPRMKIFSAGNTSTPILRKVKIAEIDSEWHWKGNLNDTIYNMFQDKVGFGSFKHLKLSEYPDLKEFWYGRLEHKAFRSLKHLVVHKCDFLSDVLFQPNLVGVLMNLEELDVKDCNSLEAVFDLKGEFTEEIAVQNSTQLKKLKLFNLPKLKHVWKEDPHYTMRFENLSDVSVVDCKSLISLFPFSVARDMMQLQSLRVRSCGIQEIVKEEEATKEIVKFVFLQLTSIILQYLPKLKAFFVGAHSLQCKSLKTINLFGCPKIELFKAEPLRHRESSNNDELNISTNQPLFVIEEFLQQVLANVENLHLNDKDFGMILQSQYSGVQFNNIKHISVCEFYNEEATFPYWFLKDVPNLETLLVEWSSFTEIFQGEQIIRTEKEPEIIPQLRKLTLRNLTRLQCICKEGVQIDPVLHFVKSIRVHQCSSLIMLVPSSVTFSYMTNLEVTNCNGLKNLITHSTAKSLVKLTTMKIKMCNWLEDIVNGKEDETNEIVFCSLQILELISLQRLCRFCSCPCPIKFPLLEVVVVKECPRMELFSLGVANTTNLQNVQTDEGNHWEGDLNRTIKKMFCDKVGFGSFKHLKLSEYPELKEFWYGQLEHNAYRSLKHLVVHKCGFLSDVLFQPNLLEVLMNLKELDVEDCNSLEAVFDLKDEFAKEIVVQNSSQLKKLKLSNLPKLRHVWKEDPHNTMRFQNLSDVSVVGCNSLISLFPLSVARDLMQLQSLQVIKCGIQEIVAKEEGTDEMVKFVFPHLTFIKLNNLTKLKAFFVGVHSLQCKSLKTINLFGCPKIELFKAETLRHQESSRNDVLNISTYQPLFVNEDVRVLANVESLSLNKKDFGMILKSQYSRVQFNNIKHITVCEFYNEEATFPYWFLKDVPNLETLLVEWSSFMEIFQGEQIIRTEKEPEIIPQLRKLTLWNLTRLQCICKEGVQIDPVLHFLESIWVYQCSSLIMLVPSSVTFSYMTNLEVTNCNGLKNLITHSTAKSLVKLTIMKIKMCNWLEDIVNGKEDETNEIVFCSLQTLELISSQRLCRFCSCPCPIKFPLLEVVVVKECPRMELFSLGVTNTTNLQNVQTDEGNHWEGDLNRTIKKMFCDKVAFGKFKYLALSDYPELKDVWYGQLHCNVFCNLKHLVVERCDFLSHVLFPSNVMQVLQSLEELEVKDCDSLEAVFDVKGMKSQEILIKESTQLKRLSLSTLPKLKHIWNEDSHEIISFGNLHKVDVSMCQSLLYVFPYSLCPDLGHLEMLDISSCGVKEIVAMEETVSMEIQFNFPQLKIMALRRLSNLKSFYEGKHTLDCPLLNTFNVYRCEALRMFSFSNSDFQQPYLVDENQAMLFQQPLFCIEKLSPNLEELAVNGADMLGILNGYCQENIFHKVKYLRLQCFDETPTILLDDFHTIFPNIETFQVRNSSFETLFPTKGTTSYLSLQMSNQIRKLFVFEMEKLEHIWQEDFPLNHPLFQYLEDLRVLNCPSLISLVLSSTSFTNLTYLKVDNCKELIYLIPYSTAKSLVQLKTLKIMNCEKMLDVVKTDEEKAEENIVFENLEYLEFTSLSSLRSFCCGKQAFIFPSLLSFIVKGCPQMKIFSSALTVAPCLTKINVGEKNMRWKGDLNTTIEQMFKEKTQETCEK, encoded by the exons ATGGAGATTTTAATTTCTGTTGTTGCAAAAATAGCCGAATATACCGTTGTGCCTTTTGGACGTCAAGCAAGTTACTTGATATTCTACAAAGGTAACTTCAAGACGTTAAAGGATAATGTTGAAGATCTTGAGGCTACAAGAGAAAGAATGAACCATTTGGTTGAAGGAGAAACACAAAATGGTAAAGTAATTGAAAAAGATGTTCTGAATTGGTTGGATAAAGTGAACGAGGTTATTGAAAAGGCGAATGGGCTCCAAAACGATCCTCGCAATGCCAATGTTAGCTGCTCAGCATGGCCGTTCCCCAACTTGATTTTACGACATCAACTAAGTAGGAAAGCCACAAAAATTGCAAAAGATGTTGTTCAAGTTCAAGGAAAAGGGATTTTTGATCAAGTTGGATACCTTCCCCCTCTAGATGTAGTAGCCTCTTCCTCAACAAGAGATCGTGAAAAGTATGACACAAGAGAGTCACTTAAGGAAGACATTGTGAAAGCTTTAGCAGATTCTACTTGCAACATTGGGGTCTATGGTTTGGGTGGGGTGGGTAAGACCACTCTTGTGGAGAAAGTTGCTCAAATAGCCAAGGAACATAAGTTGTTCGATAGAGTGGTTGAGACAGAAGTATCGAAAAATCAAGACATTAAAAGGATTCAAGGGGAGATTGCAGATTCCTTGGGTCTGCGATTGGAAGAGGAAACTAATCGTGGCAGAGCAGAACGCCTTAGACAAAGAATCAAGATGGAGAAAAGTATCCTTATCATTCTAGATAACATATGGACCATACTTGTTTTGAAAGAAGTGGGGATACCAGTTGGTGATGAACATAATGGTTGCAAATTGTTGATGACAAGTAGAGATCAAGAAGTGTTACTGCAAATGGATGTTCCAAAGGAGTTCACTTTCAAAGTTGAACTTATGAGTGAAAACGAGACATGGAGTTTGTTTCAATTTATGGCAGGGGATGTGGTTAAAGATAGCAATTTGAAAGATCTACCATTTCAAGTGGCCAGAAAATGTGAAGGTTTGCCTCTTAGGGTAGTGATTGTAGCACGTGCAATGAAAAATAAGAGGGATGTTCAACTTTGGAAAGATGCATTAAGAAAATTACAAAGTAATGATCATATAGAGATGGACCCGGGAACTTATTCTGCTTTGGAATTGAGTTACAACTCATTGGAGAGTGATGAAATGAGGGCTCTCTTCTTGCTTTTTGCATTAATGCTATGTGAGTCTATAGAGTACTTTCTCAAAGTTTCAATGGGGTTGGACATATTGAAGCATATTAATGTCATAGATAATGCAAGAAATGACATGGATGATGCAAGAAATGTCATCGATGATGCAAGAAACAGACTTTATACAATAATCAAATCTTTGGAGGCGAGATGTCTTTTGCTTGAAGTTAAAACAGATGGAATTATCCAAATGCATGACTTTGTTCGTGATTTTGCTATCTCCGTAGCACGTAGGGATAAACATTTACTTCTAAGAGAACAATCTGATAAGGAATGGCCACACAAGGATTTTTTTGAAAGGTGCACGCAGATCGTTCTATATAGGTGTGATATGCACGAGATTCCTCAAACGATTGATTGTCCAAACATTAAGCTTTTCATTTTGTTCAGTAAGAATCAATCTTTAGAAATCCCCGATACTTTTTTTAAGGGTATGAGAAGCCTTAGAGTGCTAGATTTAACATACTTGAACTTGTTATCATTGCCCACATCGTTTCGGTTACTAAAAGACCTTCAAACATTGTGTTTGGATCAATGCATTTTGGAAAATATGGATGCACTAGAAGCTTTGCAAAATTTAGAAATTCTTTCCCTTTTGAAATCTTCAATGATCAAGTTGCCAAGAGAAATAGGGAGATTGACTCAATTAAGAATGCTTGATTTGAGTCATTCAGGAATAGAAGTGGTCCCACCAAACATCATATCAAGTTTGACTAAATTGGAGGAGTTGTACATGGGAAATACCTCTATAAATTGGCAAGATGTTAATTTAacagttcaaaatgaaaatgctAGCATTGCCGAGCTTCGAAAGCTATCCAACTTGAAAGCTCTAGAATTACAAATTCGTGAGACTTGGATGTTGCCAAGGGACTTGCAATTAGTGTTCGAGAAgcttgaaagatataaaatagctATTGGAGATGTGTGGGACTGGTCTGACATCAAGGATGGAACCTTAAAAACATTGATGCTCAAACTTGGTACAAACATACATTTGGAGCATGGAATTAAAGCATTGATTAAAGGTGTTGAGAATTTGTACTTGGATGATGTAGATGGAATTCAAAATGTGCTTCCTCACCTAAATAGAGAAGGATTTACATTGCTGAAACATCTCCACGTCCAAAATAATACTAACTTGAATCACATTGTTGACAATAAAGAGAGAAATCAAATCCATGCGTCCTTTCCCATGTTGGAAACACTTGTACTTCTTAATCTTAGAAACTTGGAGCATATATGTCATGGTCAACCTTCAGTTGCTTCTTTTGGAAGTCTCAGtgttatcaaagtaaaaaattgcGTCCAGTTAAAGTATCTTTTCTCCTTTACAATGGTTAAAGGACTTTCTCACCTTTGTAAGATTGAAGTTTgtgagtgcaattctatgaaGGAGATAGTGTTCAGAGACAACAATTCAAGTGCTAATAATGATATCACTGATGAAAAAATCGAGTTTCTTCAATTGCGTTCTTTGACTTTAGAACATTTGGAGACACTTGATAATTTCACCTCTGATTATTTGACACATCATAGAAGTAAAGAAAAGTATCAAGGTCTAGAGCCTTATGCTTATACTACACCATTTTTTAATGCTCAg GTTGCATTTTCTAATTTGGATACCCTTAAATTGAGCTCACTTCtcaatttgaatcaaatttgggatgacaatcatcaatcaatgtGCAACTTGACTAGCTTGATTGTGGATAATTGTGTTGGATTGAAGTATTTATTCTCATCTTCTTTGGTTGAAAGTTTTATGAACCTCAGACACCTTGAAATAAGTAATTGTCATATGATGGAGGAGATAATAGCTAAAAATGACGGAAACAATGCTTTGAGAGAG gttcattttttgaaattagaGAAAATCATACTCAAGGATATGGACAACTTGAAGACAATATGGCATCACCAATTTGAAACATCGAAGATGTTGGAAGTGAACAATTGTAAGAAAATTGTGGTggtttttccatcttcacttcaAAACACATATAATGAGCTTGAGAAGTTGGAGGTTAAAAATTGTGCTTTAGTTGAAGAGATATTTGAATTGACTTTCAATCAAAATAACAGTGAAGAGGTTATGACACAATTGAAAGAGGTTACTCTAGATGGACTGTTGAAGTTGAAAAAGATATGGAGTGGAGATCCTCAAGGAATTCttagttttcaaaatctaataaaTGTACAATTGAAGGGGTGTGCACGCTTGGAGTATCTGTTACCACTCTCTGTAGCCACTCGTTGCTCACATCTCAAGGAACTTTGGATAAGAGATTGTTACAACATGAAGCAAATTGTTGCAGAGGAGAAAGAATCTAGTGTGAATGCAGCTCCCATATTTGAGTTTAACCAACTAAGTACTTTATTGCTTTGGAGCTTATACAAACTCAATGGTTTCTATGCTGGAAATCATACTCTAGCGTGCCCATCTTTGAGGAATATTAATGTCGCTAGATGTACAAAGTTGAAATTGTTCACGACATTATCTACAAGAAGCTCCAATTTTCGAGATGGCAAACACTCTGTTTTAACGAAACAACCGCTTTTCATTGCCGAAGAG gtGATTCCAAACTTGGAGGCGTTGAGGATGGGACAGGCGGATGCTGACATGATATTGCAAACTCAAAACTCAAGTTCCCTCTTTAGCAAAATGACTGTTATTGGCTTGAGTGACTATGAGAGTGAAGAGGCAAGATTTCCTTATTGGTTTCTTGAAAATGTGCATACTCTTGAGTCACTAGTTGTTCAGTGGAGTTGCTTCAAGAAGATATTTCAAGATAAAGGAGAAATAACTGAGAAGACTCATCCACATATCAAAAGACTGTCATTGAATCAATTACCTAAACTTCAACATATATGTGAGGAAGGATCTCAAATTGACCCagttcttgagttccttgaacACTTAGTGGTTGATAGCTGTTCTAGTTTGATAAATTTGATGCCTTCCTCTGTCACACTTAATCATCTGAGGCGGTTAGAGATAATAAAATGCAATGGGCTAAAATATTTGATCACAACTCCTACTGCACGAAGTTTGGACAAACTCACTGTGCTGAAGATAAAAGATTGTAATTCACTTGATGAAGTAGTTACTGGAGTAGAAAATGTTGACATTGCTTTTATGAGTTTACAAATTTTGATGTTGGAATGTTTGCCAAGCCTCATCAAGTTTTGCTCTATCAAGTGTTTCATGAAGTTTCCGTCGTTGGAGAAAGTAATTGTGGGGGAATGTCCTCGTATGAAGATTTTTTCTGCCGGAAACACAAGTACACCAATTCTTCGAAAAGTTAAAATTGCAGAAATTGATTCAGAATGGCATTGGAAGGGAAACTTAAACGATACAATATACAACATGTTTCAAGATAAG GTGGGATTTGGTAGTTTCAAGCATTTAAAACTGTCTGAATATCCTGACCTTAAAGAGTTCTGGTATGGTCGACTTGAGCATAAAGCATTTAGGAGTTTGAAGCATCTAGTGGTtcataaatgtgattttttatccGATGTGCTCTTTCAACCTAACTTGGTAGGAGTACTGATGAACTTGGAAGAATTAGATGTGAAGGATTGTAATTCATTAGAAGCAgtttttgatttgaaaggtgAATTCACAGAAGAAATTGCTGTGCAGAATTCTActcaattgaaaaaattaaaactattcAATCTTCCAAAACTGAAACATGTATGGAAAGAGGATCCACATTACACTATGAGGTTTGAAAATTTAAGTGATGTATCTGTTGTGGATTGCAAAAGCTTGATAAGCCTCTTTCCATTCTCAGTGGCTAGAGATATGATGCAACTTCAAAGTCTTCGAGTACGTAGCTGTGGGATTCAAGAAATTGTTAAAGAGGAGGAAGCAACAAAGGAGATAGTTAAATTTGTGTTTCTGCAGTTAACATCCATTATACTTCAATATTTGCCCAAACTTAAGGCATTCTTTGTTGGGGCCCATTCTCTTCAATGTAAATCattgaaaacaataaatttgTTCGGATGTCCAAAAATAGAGCTATTTAAGGCAGAGCCTTTGAGACACCGAGAAAGTTCCAATAATGATGAGCTCAATATCTCAACTAACCAACCTCTTTTTGTGATTGAAGAG TTTTTGCAACAGGTACTTGCTAATGTGGAGAATTTGCATTTGAACGATAAAGATTTCGGCATGATATTGCAGAGCCAATATTCAGGggttcaattcaacaacatcaaacacATTTCCGTTTGTGAGTTTTACAATGAAGAAGCAACTTTTCCATATTGGTTCTTGAAAGATGTTCCTAATTTAGAAACCTTGTTGGTCGAATGGAGTTCCTTCACGGAGATATTCCAAGGTGAACAAATCATAAGAACAGAAAAGGAACCTGAAATTATCCCGCAGCTTAGAAAGTTGACACTACGGAACCTGACCAGGCTTCAATGTATATGCAAAGAAGGAGTTCAAATTGACCCAGTTCTACATTTTGTTAAAAGCATTCGGGTTCATCAGTGTTCCAGTCTGATAATGTTAGTTCCATCCTCTGTTACCTTTAGTTACATGACCAATTTGGAGGTAACAAACTGCAATGGGTTGAAAAATTTGATAACACACTCAACAGCAAAGAGTCTTGTCAAACTCACAACAATGAAGATTAAAATGTGTAATTGGCTTGAGGATATAGTGAACGGTAAAGAAGATGAGACAAATGAGATTGTATTTTGCAGTTTACAAATTCTAGAACTAATTTCTTTACAAAGGCTATGTCGATTTTGTTCATGCCCATGCCCCATTAAGTTTCCGTTGCTGGAAGTTGTAGTTGTCAAAGAATGTCCTCGAATGGAACTTTTTTCATTGGGAGTTGCCAACACAACAAATCTTCAAAATGTACAAACTGATGAAGGAAATCATTGGGAGGGTGACCTCAACAGAACcataaagaaaatgttttgtgataag GTGGGATTTGGTAGTTTCAAGCATTTAAAACTATCTGAATATCCCGAGTTAAAAGAGTTCTGGTATGGTCAACTTGAGCATAACGCATATAGGAGTTTGAAGCATCTAGTGGTTCATAAATGTGGTTTTTTATCCGATGTGCTCTTTCAACCTAACTTGCTAGAAGTGCTGATGAACCTGAAAGAATTAGATGTGGAGGATTGTAATTCATTAGAAGCAGTTTTTGATTTGAAAGATGAATTTGCCAAAGAAATTGTTGTCCAGAATTCTAGTCAACTCAAGAAATTAAAACTATCTAATCTTCCAAAACTGAGGCATGTATGGAAGGAGGATCCACATAACACTATGAGGTTTCAAAATTTAAGTGATGTATCCGTTGTGGGATGCAATAGCTTGATAAGCCTCTTTCCACTTTCAGTAGCTAGAGATTTGATGCAACTTCAAAGTCTTCAAGTAATTAAATGTGGGATTCAAGAAATTGTTGCCAAGGAAGAAGGAACAGATGAGATGGTTAAATTTGTGTTTCCTCATTTGACATTCATTAAACTTAATAATTTGACCAAACTTAAGGCATTCTTTGTTGGGGTCCATTCTCTTCAATGCAAATCATTGAAAACAATTAATTTGTTTGGATGTCCAAAAATAGAGCTATTTAAGGCAGAGACTTTGAGACACCAAGAAAGTTCCAGAAATGATGTGCTCAATATCTCAACATATCAACCTCTTTTTGTGAATGAAGACGTGAGG GTACTTGCCAATGTGGAGAGTTTGTCTTTGAACAAAAAAGATTTTGGCATGATATTGAAGAGCCAATATTCGAGggttcaattcaacaacatcaaacacATTACCGTTTGTGAGTTTTACAATGAAGAAGCAACTTTTCCATATTGGTTCTTGAAAGATGTTCCTAATTTAGAAACCTTGTTGGTCGAATGGAGTTCCTTCATGGAGATATTCCAAGGTGAACAAATCATAAGAACAGAAAAGGAACCTGAAATTATCCCGCAGCTTAGAAAGTTGACACTATGGAACCTGACCAGGCTTCAATGTATATGCAAAGAAGGAGTTCAGATTGACCCAGTTCTACATTTTCTTGAAAGCATTTGGGTTTATCAGTGTTCCAGTCTGATAATGTTAGTTCCATCCTCTGTTACCTTTAGTTACATGACCAATTTGGAGGTAACAAATTGCAATGGGTTGAAAAATTTGATAACACACTCAACAGCAAAGAGTCTTGTCAAACTCACAATAATGAAGATTAAAATGTGTAATTGGCTTGAGGATATAGTGAACGGTAAAGAAGATGAGACAAACGAGATTGTATTTTGCAGTTTACAAACTCTAGAACTAATTTCTTCACAAAGGCTATGTCGATTTTGTTCATGCCCATGCCCCATTAAGTTTCCGTTGCTGGAAGTTGTAGTTGTCAAAGAATGTCCTCGAATGGAACTTTTTTCATTGGGAGTTACCAACACAACAAATCTTCAAAATGTACAAACTGATGAAGGAAATCATTGGGAGGGTGACCTCAACAGAACcataaagaaaatgttttgtgataag GTTGCATTTGGTAAATTCAAGTACTTAGCCTTATCTGACTATCCTGAGCTAAAGGATGTATGGTATGGCCAACTTCATTGCAATGTGTTCTGCAATTTGAAACATCTTGTTGTGGAAAGGTGTGATTTTTTATCACATGTACTTTTTCCATCAAATGTAATGCAAGTGCTACAGTCACTGGAAGAACTAGAAGTAAAAGATTGTGATTCATTAGAAGCAGTGTTTGATGTGAAAGGTATGAAGTCACAAGAAATATTGATAAAAGAAAGCACTCAATTGAAAAGATTGAGTTTGTCTACTTTACCCAAATTGAAGCACATATGGAATGAGGATTCTCATGAAATTATCAGCTTTGGAAACTTACACAAGGTGGATGTTTCTATGTGTCAAAGCTTGTTATATGTCTTTCCATATTCACTCTGCCCAGATCTTGGACATCTTGAAATGCTTGATATAAGTTCTTGCGGAGTCAAGGAAATTGTTGCAATGGAAGAAACTGTATCTATggaaattcaatttaatttcccCCAATTGAAAATCATGGCACTGCGTCGTTTGTCAAATCTCAAGAGTTTCTATGAAGGAAAGCATACTTTAGATTGCCCTTTATTGAATACTTTTAATGTATATCGTTGTGAAGCATTAAGAATGTTTTCTTTCAGCAATTCAGACTTTCAACAACCTTACTTGGTTGATGAAAATCAGGCCATGCTATTCCAACAACCCCtgttttgtattgaaaag TTGAGTCCCAACTTGGAGGAATTGGCAGTAAATGGCGCAGATATGTTggggatattgaatggttattgtcaagaaaatatctttcataaaGTCAAATATCTTCGTTTGCAATGCTTCGATGAAACTCCAACTATTCTTCTGGATGATTTCCATACAATATTTCCTAACATTGAAACATTTCAAGTGCGTAATAGTTCTTTTGAAACATTGTTCCCCACTAAAGGAACCACAAGTTATCTTAGTTTGCAAATGTCAAATCAAATAAGAAAgttgtttgtttttgaaatgGAAAAGCTAGAACACATCTGGCAGGAAGACTTTCCACTGAATCATCCTCTGTTCCAATATCTTGAAGATTTACGTGTACTGAATTGTCCAAGTTTGATAAGCTTGGTACTATCATCGACATCTTTCACAAATTTAACCTATTTGAAAGTGGACAACTGCAAAGAACTGATCTATTTGATACCATATTCAACAGCTAAAAGCCTAGTTCAActcaaaacattaaaaataatgaattgtGAGAAGATGTTAGATGTTGTGAAGACTGATGAAGAAAAAGCAGAGGAAAACATCGTATTTGAAAACTTGGAATACTTGGAATTTACTTCATTGTCAAGTTTGAGAAGCTTCTGTTGTGGAAAACAAGCATTCATATTCCCATCTTTGCTCAGTTTCATCGTTAAAGGATGCCCTCAAATGAAGATCTTCTCATCTGCACTCACAGTAGCACCATGCCTCACAAAAATTAACGTGGGAGAAAAAAATATGCGATGGAAAGGTGATCTTAACACAACTATTGAACAAATGTTCAAAGAAAAG